A stretch of the Aegilops tauschii subsp. strangulata cultivar AL8/78 chromosome 4, Aet v6.0, whole genome shotgun sequence genome encodes the following:
- the LOC109779567 gene encoding probable GTP-binding protein OBGM, mitochondrial isoform X1 has translation MAPCQRGGGERRRLCRSQPIFLQLYVGYTFPQACSDESTMSRGIEYPLFQARGMVDRFRLLARGGDGGNGCISQRRSRSDRQGRPDGGDGGTGGNVILECSRSVWDFSNLQHHTKAVRGGNGLSKKQIGTRGPDKVAQVPVGTVIHLVRGERPSFTVNKPTRSLDPWDIPDAVDDSADSSNQKNKDGINGNEAERERSNQWEKQTYPSTCSKARFSNAEDSDASSIQPQVDLDENDQFDDDDEEFWEDEEETEEEALDSDEEGEEDDIQYSVAEMTRPGQRLIVAQGGEGGLGNASIGRDVRLSKGNRQEEVARLSTGQPGTESFLVLELKSIADVGLVGLPNAGKSTLLSALSRARPEIADYAFTTLRPNIGSLTYDDYLSVKVADIPGLIKGAHENRGLGHAFLRHIERTKVLSYVLDLAATLNGRKGIPPWEQLRDLVVELEHYQEGMTKRPSLIVANKIDEEGADAMYEELKGRVQGVPIFPVCAILQEGVPDLRVGLRDLMDASDRQGVDLSKIIVD, from the exons ATGGCTCCTTGCCAGAGGGGGGGAGGGGAAAGGCGGCGCCTTTGCAGGTCACAGCCTATCTTCTTACAACTTTACGTGGGCTACACTTTTCCTCAAGCTTGTTCCGACGAATCAACGATGAGCCGAGGCATTGAATACCCATTGTTCCAGGCACGTGGGATGGTGGACAGGTTCCGGCTACTTGCCAGAGGTGGCGATGGTGGCAATGGCTGCATCAGCCAAAGGCGCTCCAGGTCCGACCGCCAAGGCAGGCCCGATG GTGGCGATGGAGGGACTGGTGGTAATGTCATTCTTGAGTGCTCAAGATCTGTCTGGGATTTCAGTAACTTGCAACATCACACG AAAGCAGTCCGAGGAGGCAATGGACTTTCTAAGAAACAGATAGGGACAAGAGGTCCTGACAAG GTCGCCCAAGTACCAGTTGGCACAGTGATTCATCTAGTCCGAGGAGAGCGACCGTCTTTCACTGTAAATAAACCAACCAGATCTCTAGATCCATGGGATATCCCAGATGCTGTGGATGACTCTGCAGACAGTTCCAATCAGAAGAACAAGGATGGCATTAATGGAAATGAAGCTGAAAGAGAAAGAAGCAATCAGTGGGAGAAGCAAACATACCCTAGTACATGCTCCAAGGCTAGATTTTCGAACGCTGAAGATAGTGATGCAAGTAGCATTCAACCTCAGGTCGATTTGGATGAAAATGATCAGTTTGATGACGACGATGAAGAATTTTGGGAGGATGAAGAAGAGACGGAGGAAGAGGCTCTAGATTCAGATGAGGAGGGGGAAGAAGATGACATACAGTATTCTGTTGCTGAAATGACAAGACCTGGGCAACGGTTGATCGTAGCACAAGGAGGGGAGGGTGGGCTAGGGAATGCTTCTATCGGCAGAGACGTCCGTCTATCCAAAGGAAACAGACAAGAGGAGGTAGCCCGTTTAAGTACTGGACAGCCAGGAACAGAGTCTTTTCTTGTCTTAGAACTGAAGAGCATTGCTGATGTTGGCCTTGTTGGTTTGCCTAATGCCGGAAAGAGCACACTTCTGAGTGCTCTCTCTAGGGCTCGCCCGGAGATTGCTGACTATGCGTTCACCACACTAAGGCCCAATATTGGTAGCCTAACCTACGACGACTACTTGTCAGTGAAAGTTGCTGACATACCTGGTCTTATCAAAGGTGCCCATGAGAACCGTGGCCTGGGCCATGCCTTCTTGAGGCACATTGAGCGCACCAAAGTTCTGTCCTATGTGCTTGACCTGGCAGCAACACTCAACGGTAGGAAGGGTATCCCACCATGGGAGCAGCTACGCGATCTGGTCGTGGAGCTAGAGCATTACCAAGAAGGCATGACAAAGCGGCCATCGTTGATTGTGGCAAACAAAATAGATGAAGAGGGAGCTGACGCGATGTATGAAGAACTGAAGGGGAGAGTGCAAGGTGTTCCGATATTTCCAGTGTGTGCCATCTTGCAAGAGGGAGTACCTGATCTGAGAGTTGGCCTGAGAGACCTTATGGATGCCTCGGATCGGCAAGGTGTCGATTTGAGCAAAATTATTGTAGACTAA
- the LOC109779567 gene encoding probable GTP-binding protein OBGM, mitochondrial isoform X3 codes for MCPVVKMWRRPQAVLCRISPANLSPVAWAGGGASYHGSLPEGGRGKAAPLQARGMVDRFRLLARGGDGGNGCISQRRSRSDRQGRPDGGDGGTGGNVILECSRSVWDFSNLQHHTKAVRGGNGLSKKQIGTRGPDKVAQVPVGTVIHLVRGERPSFTVNKPTRSLDPWDIPDAVDDSADSSNQKNKDGINGNEAERERSNQWEKQTYPSTCSKARFSNAEDSDASSIQPQVDLDENDQFDDDDEEFWEDEEETEEEALDSDEEGEEDDIQYSVAEMTRPGQRLIVAQGGEGGLGNASIGRDVRLSKGNRQEEVARLSTGQPGTESFLVLELKSIADVGLVGLPNAGKSTLLSALSRARPEIADYAFTTLRPNIGSLTYDDYLSVKVADIPGLIKGAHENRGLGHAFLRHIERTKVLSYVLDLAATLNGRKGIPPWEQLRDLVVELEHYQEGMTKRPSLIVANKIDEEGADAMYEELKGRVQGVPIFPVCAILQEGVPDLRVGLRDLMDASDRQGVDLSKIIVD; via the exons ATGTGTCCAG TAGTGAAGATGTGGCGGCGGCCGCAAGCTGTCCTGTGTCGCATCTCGCCGGCGAACCTGTCTCCAGTGGCATGGGCTGGTGGTGGGGCGAGCTACCATGGCTCCTTGCCAGAGGGGGGGAGGGGAAAGGCGGCGCCTTTGCAG GCACGTGGGATGGTGGACAGGTTCCGGCTACTTGCCAGAGGTGGCGATGGTGGCAATGGCTGCATCAGCCAAAGGCGCTCCAGGTCCGACCGCCAAGGCAGGCCCGATG GTGGCGATGGAGGGACTGGTGGTAATGTCATTCTTGAGTGCTCAAGATCTGTCTGGGATTTCAGTAACTTGCAACATCACACG AAAGCAGTCCGAGGAGGCAATGGACTTTCTAAGAAACAGATAGGGACAAGAGGTCCTGACAAG GTCGCCCAAGTACCAGTTGGCACAGTGATTCATCTAGTCCGAGGAGAGCGACCGTCTTTCACTGTAAATAAACCAACCAGATCTCTAGATCCATGGGATATCCCAGATGCTGTGGATGACTCTGCAGACAGTTCCAATCAGAAGAACAAGGATGGCATTAATGGAAATGAAGCTGAAAGAGAAAGAAGCAATCAGTGGGAGAAGCAAACATACCCTAGTACATGCTCCAAGGCTAGATTTTCGAACGCTGAAGATAGTGATGCAAGTAGCATTCAACCTCAGGTCGATTTGGATGAAAATGATCAGTTTGATGACGACGATGAAGAATTTTGGGAGGATGAAGAAGAGACGGAGGAAGAGGCTCTAGATTCAGATGAGGAGGGGGAAGAAGATGACATACAGTATTCTGTTGCTGAAATGACAAGACCTGGGCAACGGTTGATCGTAGCACAAGGAGGGGAGGGTGGGCTAGGGAATGCTTCTATCGGCAGAGACGTCCGTCTATCCAAAGGAAACAGACAAGAGGAGGTAGCCCGTTTAAGTACTGGACAGCCAGGAACAGAGTCTTTTCTTGTCTTAGAACTGAAGAGCATTGCTGATGTTGGCCTTGTTGGTTTGCCTAATGCCGGAAAGAGCACACTTCTGAGTGCTCTCTCTAGGGCTCGCCCGGAGATTGCTGACTATGCGTTCACCACACTAAGGCCCAATATTGGTAGCCTAACCTACGACGACTACTTGTCAGTGAAAGTTGCTGACATACCTGGTCTTATCAAAGGTGCCCATGAGAACCGTGGCCTGGGCCATGCCTTCTTGAGGCACATTGAGCGCACCAAAGTTCTGTCCTATGTGCTTGACCTGGCAGCAACACTCAACGGTAGGAAGGGTATCCCACCATGGGAGCAGCTACGCGATCTGGTCGTGGAGCTAGAGCATTACCAAGAAGGCATGACAAAGCGGCCATCGTTGATTGTGGCAAACAAAATAGATGAAGAGGGAGCTGACGCGATGTATGAAGAACTGAAGGGGAGAGTGCAAGGTGTTCCGATATTTCCAGTGTGTGCCATCTTGCAAGAGGGAGTACCTGATCTGAGAGTTGGCCTGAGAGACCTTATGGATGCCTCGGATCGGCAAGGTGTCGATTTGAGCAAAATTATTGTAGACTAA
- the LOC109779567 gene encoding probable GTP-binding protein OBGM, mitochondrial isoform X2, translating into MWRRPQAVLCRISPANLSPVAWAGGGASYHGSLPEGGRGKAAPLQARGMVDRFRLLARGGDGGNGCISQRRSRSDRQGRPDGGDGGTGGNVILECSRSVWDFSNLQHHTKAVRGGNGLSKKQIGTRGPDKVAQVPVGTVIHLVRGERPSFTVNKPTRSLDPWDIPDAVDDSADSSNQKNKDGINGNEAERERSNQWEKQTYPSTCSKARFSNAEDSDASSIQPQVDLDENDQFDDDDEEFWEDEEETEEEALDSDEEGEEDDIQYSVAEMTRPGQRLIVAQGGEGGLGNASIGRDVRLSKGNRQEEVARLSTGQPGTESFLVLELKSIADVGLVGLPNAGKSTLLSALSRARPEIADYAFTTLRPNIGSLTYDDYLSVKVADIPGLIKGAHENRGLGHAFLRHIERTKVLSYVLDLAATLNGRKGIPPWEQLRDLVVELEHYQEGMTKRPSLIVANKIDEEGADAMYEELKGRVQGVPIFPVCAILQEGVPDLRVGLRDLMDASDRQGVDLSKIIVD; encoded by the exons ATGTGGCGGCGGCCGCAAGCTGTCCTGTGTCGCATCTCGCCGGCGAACCTGTCTCCAGTGGCATGGGCTGGTGGTGGGGCGAGCTACCATGGCTCCTTGCCAGAGGGGGGGAGGGGAAAGGCGGCGCCTTTGCAG GCACGTGGGATGGTGGACAGGTTCCGGCTACTTGCCAGAGGTGGCGATGGTGGCAATGGCTGCATCAGCCAAAGGCGCTCCAGGTCCGACCGCCAAGGCAGGCCCGATG GTGGCGATGGAGGGACTGGTGGTAATGTCATTCTTGAGTGCTCAAGATCTGTCTGGGATTTCAGTAACTTGCAACATCACACG AAAGCAGTCCGAGGAGGCAATGGACTTTCTAAGAAACAGATAGGGACAAGAGGTCCTGACAAG GTCGCCCAAGTACCAGTTGGCACAGTGATTCATCTAGTCCGAGGAGAGCGACCGTCTTTCACTGTAAATAAACCAACCAGATCTCTAGATCCATGGGATATCCCAGATGCTGTGGATGACTCTGCAGACAGTTCCAATCAGAAGAACAAGGATGGCATTAATGGAAATGAAGCTGAAAGAGAAAGAAGCAATCAGTGGGAGAAGCAAACATACCCTAGTACATGCTCCAAGGCTAGATTTTCGAACGCTGAAGATAGTGATGCAAGTAGCATTCAACCTCAGGTCGATTTGGATGAAAATGATCAGTTTGATGACGACGATGAAGAATTTTGGGAGGATGAAGAAGAGACGGAGGAAGAGGCTCTAGATTCAGATGAGGAGGGGGAAGAAGATGACATACAGTATTCTGTTGCTGAAATGACAAGACCTGGGCAACGGTTGATCGTAGCACAAGGAGGGGAGGGTGGGCTAGGGAATGCTTCTATCGGCAGAGACGTCCGTCTATCCAAAGGAAACAGACAAGAGGAGGTAGCCCGTTTAAGTACTGGACAGCCAGGAACAGAGTCTTTTCTTGTCTTAGAACTGAAGAGCATTGCTGATGTTGGCCTTGTTGGTTTGCCTAATGCCGGAAAGAGCACACTTCTGAGTGCTCTCTCTAGGGCTCGCCCGGAGATTGCTGACTATGCGTTCACCACACTAAGGCCCAATATTGGTAGCCTAACCTACGACGACTACTTGTCAGTGAAAGTTGCTGACATACCTGGTCTTATCAAAGGTGCCCATGAGAACCGTGGCCTGGGCCATGCCTTCTTGAGGCACATTGAGCGCACCAAAGTTCTGTCCTATGTGCTTGACCTGGCAGCAACACTCAACGGTAGGAAGGGTATCCCACCATGGGAGCAGCTACGCGATCTGGTCGTGGAGCTAGAGCATTACCAAGAAGGCATGACAAAGCGGCCATCGTTGATTGTGGCAAACAAAATAGATGAAGAGGGAGCTGACGCGATGTATGAAGAACTGAAGGGGAGAGTGCAAGGTGTTCCGATATTTCCAGTGTGTGCCATCTTGCAAGAGGGAGTACCTGATCTGAGAGTTGGCCTGAGAGACCTTATGGATGCCTCGGATCGGCAAGGTGTCGATTTGAGCAAAATTATTGTAGACTAA